A genomic region of Leptotrichia hofstadii contains the following coding sequences:
- a CDS encoding acyltransferase, producing MAIDIIRIFAFIFIVFLHTLNRQFGVDIWMGGYAVISIGVNLFIMISGYLLLDKTEEAMVFFKKRILNILPLFLVFNIVYIYVGKIPIMPVLKGKVITASHFWYIYMILGLYLLTPWLQKVLKYAEKETFFAVFLWFLYNILNPYFRYFNLAEIPFSNFPLTGFIGYYILGYFVKKYDKKMKKIPFSLIIAVYLLGFSLSFLSAKYVLATTGKRISDFFDKNSLGTFIMTISFFIFWCKFNFAKRNRIVKMIADSTYFAFLVHLIILNSVIRISDEMIFKSAMTIGLSIISGILYNFLKQVSRLILKANK from the coding sequence ATGGCGATTGATATTATAAGGATTTTTGCATTCATTTTTATTGTATTTCTGCATACTTTGAACAGGCAGTTTGGAGTGGATATATGGATGGGAGGCTATGCCGTTATTTCGATAGGAGTTAATTTGTTTATTATGATTAGCGGATATTTGCTGCTTGATAAAACGGAAGAGGCGATGGTATTTTTTAAAAAAAGGATTTTAAATATTTTGCCACTTTTTTTAGTATTTAATATTGTCTATATTTATGTTGGAAAAATTCCGATTATGCCAGTTTTGAAAGGGAAAGTGATTACAGCATCGCATTTTTGGTATATTTATATGATATTGGGTCTGTATCTTCTTACGCCGTGGCTGCAGAAGGTGTTGAAATATGCAGAAAAAGAGACCTTTTTTGCAGTTTTCCTATGGTTTTTGTATAATATTCTGAATCCGTATTTCCGATATTTTAATCTTGCTGAAATTCCTTTTTCTAATTTTCCGTTGACAGGCTTTATAGGATATTATATTTTAGGATATTTTGTGAAGAAATACGATAAAAAAATGAAAAAAATTCCATTTTCTTTGATAATAGCTGTTTATCTTTTAGGCTTTTCGCTGAGTTTTTTATCTGCAAAATATGTTTTAGCAACAACAGGGAAACGTATATCTGACTTCTTTGACAAAAATTCGCTCGGAACTTTTATTATGACAATTTCCTTTTTTATATTTTGGTGCAAATTTAATTTTGCTAAAAGGAACAGGATTGTAAAAATGATAGCGGATTCTACGTATTTTGCATTTCTGGTTCATCTAATAATCCTTAATTCTGTTATAAGGATAAGTGATGAAATGATTTTTAAATCGGCAATGACAATTGGGCTAAGTATAATCTCGGGAATTTTGTATAATTTTTTGAAACAGGTTAGCAGATTAATTTTAAAAGCTAATAAATAA
- the nadN gene encoding NAD nucleotidase → MKKLMLLGLAVSLFSTAGLEAKTIQRAKKQSSSTSFELNVAHINDHHSHLEEEKMPLKLNGKTVTVHIGGLPRVAQAIKNFRQGNKNTLVLHAGDALTGTLYYTLFEGKADAELMNAINFDVFTLGNHEFDDGNKLLKSFLDVLKIPVVSANVVPDKGSILEGKWKPYMIKNVGGQNIGIIGLDVVKKTKESSSPGDDIKFLDEVETARKYVNELQGKGINKIIIVSHSGYEKNVEIGEKVDGVDLIITGDTHYLLGKEFEQFGLVPEKEDYPKKVNSPNGNPVYIAEAWNYSYLLGQMKAKFDKNGVITELIPTPKVLIGDDFFEVKNAEGKAVQLDAKEKNAMLNSIKNNKNIAAIKNDPTLAKLLERYQKEKTELGKRTIGKITEEIPGGSDNRVPGPHNKDGSFATTLVAESVLHKLRNTGTGNVDFVIVNAGNVRITLNPGVFTYDLAYSLLPFTSNTVFITDITGAEVKQTLEDAIDYVLNGGSSGAFPYGAGIRYEATKEGTLGTRVKKIEVFDFKANKWVPIDAKKTYMLAVNSYIAKGKDGYTTLGKITSQKRGRDTHLSDTKIFIDYLKEKKEIGKPKSTNVIFKY, encoded by the coding sequence ATGAAAAAATTAATGTTATTGGGACTGGCAGTCTCATTATTTTCTACAGCAGGTTTGGAGGCAAAAACAATTCAAAGGGCAAAAAAACAAAGTTCATCAACTTCATTTGAGCTGAATGTAGCTCACATTAACGATCACCATTCACATCTGGAAGAGGAAAAAATGCCTCTTAAACTCAACGGAAAAACTGTTACGGTACATATTGGAGGATTGCCAAGAGTCGCACAGGCAATCAAAAATTTTAGACAAGGCAATAAGAATACTCTTGTACTCCACGCAGGAGACGCGCTGACAGGGACGCTTTATTACACATTATTTGAAGGAAAAGCTGATGCTGAGCTTATGAATGCAATAAATTTTGATGTTTTTACATTGGGAAATCACGAATTTGACGATGGAAACAAACTTTTAAAATCATTTTTAGATGTCTTGAAAATACCAGTAGTTTCAGCAAATGTTGTGCCTGATAAAGGAAGCATTCTGGAAGGAAAATGGAAACCGTACATGATAAAAAATGTTGGCGGGCAAAATATTGGAATTATTGGACTGGATGTTGTGAAAAAAACTAAGGAATCTTCTAGTCCGGGAGATGACATTAAATTCCTTGATGAAGTTGAAACAGCGAGAAAATATGTAAATGAGCTGCAAGGCAAAGGAATAAATAAAATAATAATTGTATCCCATTCAGGATACGAAAAAAATGTGGAAATTGGGGAGAAGGTTGACGGAGTTGATTTGATCATAACTGGGGACACTCATTATTTATTAGGGAAAGAATTTGAACAATTTGGATTAGTTCCTGAAAAAGAGGATTACCCTAAAAAAGTAAATTCACCTAACGGAAATCCAGTTTATATTGCAGAAGCATGGAATTATTCGTATTTATTAGGGCAAATGAAAGCAAAATTTGACAAGAATGGCGTAATTACCGAATTAATCCCAACACCGAAAGTTCTAATTGGAGATGACTTTTTTGAAGTGAAAAATGCTGAAGGGAAGGCAGTTCAGTTAGATGCGAAAGAAAAAAATGCAATGTTAAACTCAATAAAGAACAATAAAAATATAGCTGCCATCAAAAATGACCCAACTTTAGCAAAGCTTCTCGAAAGATACCAAAAAGAAAAAACAGAACTTGGAAAACGTACAATTGGTAAAATTACAGAAGAAATTCCAGGAGGTTCAGACAACAGAGTACCAGGACCTCACAATAAAGACGGTTCTTTTGCAACAACACTTGTAGCTGAATCAGTTTTACATAAATTAAGAAATACAGGAACTGGAAACGTTGACTTTGTAATTGTAAACGCAGGTAACGTAAGAATCACATTAAATCCAGGTGTATTCACTTATGATTTGGCATATTCATTACTGCCATTTACTTCAAACACAGTATTTATAACAGACATTACAGGTGCAGAAGTGAAACAGACATTAGAAGACGCAATTGACTATGTTCTAAATGGAGGTTCAAGCGGTGCATTCCCTTATGGTGCAGGAATTAGATACGAAGCTACAAAAGAAGGAACACTTGGTACAAGAGTCAAAAAAATAGAAGTATTCGACTTTAAAGCAAACAAATGGGTGCCAATTGACGCTAAAAAAACATATATGTTAGCTGTAAACTCTTACATCGCCAAAGGAAAAGACGGCTACACAACATTAGGAAAAATCACATCCCAAAAACGTGGAAGAGATACTCATTTAAGCGATACTAAAATATTTATTGACTATTTGAAAGAGAAAAAAGAAATAGGAAAACCAAAATCTACAAACGTAATCTTCAAATACTAA
- a CDS encoding MazG nucleotide pyrophosphohydrolase domain-containing protein produces MNKKNNNSDDMTLKEVQYLIKRIEKGTLDETKDDKIKQNKKENGQRLVLKLIEEFGELAENIRKNVRYDGENIKGTIEEEVFDVFYYIIAIANDYEIDLEKIFYIKDELNEVKYGREFSIFEAREKWKNMKK; encoded by the coding sequence ATGAATAAAAAAAATAATAACAGTGATGATATGACACTTAAAGAAGTGCAGTATTTGATAAAAAGAATAGAAAAAGGAACTCTGGATGAAACAAAGGATGATAAAATTAAGCAGAATAAAAAGGAAAATGGACAAAGACTTGTTTTAAAATTAATTGAGGAATTTGGAGAATTAGCTGAAAATATTAGAAAAAATGTGAGATATGATGGAGAAAATATAAAAGGTACTATTGAAGAGGAAGTGTTTGATGTTTTTTATTATATTATTGCGATTGCAAATGACTATGAGATTGATTTGGAAAAGATTTTTTATATTAAAGATGAATTGAATGAAGTAAAATATGGCAGGGAATTTTCAATTTTTGAAGCTAGAGAAAAATGGAAAAATATGAAGAAATAA
- a CDS encoding bifunctional metallophosphatase/5'-nucleotidase has protein sequence MTTENTDTILIKREVSIKILGTSDVHGRVLAWNYAADEEDRSGSYAQISTLVKKIRKKNKNVILVEVGDAIQDNWIEKFAMASKHPIPEILNYIGYDIFVPGNHEFNFGMPTLSNILRDMKFKKLTANLYYNENAENDTNFSKDKSRYLDASTIIEKDGVKIGIIGLSTPMSAQFEEDTGYLKDFYFVSPIKETQKQVKRLKKEGANAIVVVAHMGIENENGIPETGVKDLANAVPEIDVIIAGHMHQNIPKEIINGVLITEPHRYGTVISEVDLKFEVLDENIKLISKDSTTIPVKDEEPDKKIEEIYKPFHNRLCRIANEKIGNTLNDMVPKEKYYGMSAAFAKDTGLSSFITDVELYYSGADVVSFAYNYENVKLDKGEIKRKDIVYNYRYTGGDVTIYEMTGKQLKDYMEWSADYFDTIRTGDTEYHYNPERSNGKYVTFDIFGGVKYKIDLRNEKGNKITNLMLVNGTKITPEMKLKVGMNAYRFEQLARKGGIFDGQKIPVLWASKEIIGNIKGTIQNMMIDYIRDVKNGVIDGKSHNNWEIIGL, from the coding sequence ATGACAACAGAAAATACGGATACCATTTTAATAAAACGAGAAGTAAGTATAAAAATATTGGGAACAAGCGATGTTCATGGTAGAGTGCTTGCTTGGAACTATGCAGCTGATGAAGAGGATAGGTCAGGCTCTTATGCACAGATTTCAACATTGGTGAAAAAAATTAGAAAAAAGAATAAAAATGTGATTTTGGTTGAAGTTGGGGATGCGATTCAAGATAATTGGATAGAAAAATTTGCAATGGCTTCAAAACATCCCATCCCAGAAATACTAAATTACATAGGTTATGATATTTTTGTACCGGGAAATCATGAGTTTAACTTTGGAATGCCAACTTTATCAAATATATTGCGAGATATGAAATTTAAAAAACTGACTGCTAATTTGTATTACAATGAAAACGCTGAAAATGATACCAATTTTTCAAAAGATAAAAGCAGATATTTAGATGCTTCTACGATTATTGAAAAGGATGGTGTGAAGATTGGAATTATTGGATTATCAACTCCAATGTCAGCACAATTTGAAGAAGATACTGGCTATTTGAAGGATTTTTATTTTGTGTCGCCTATAAAGGAAACTCAAAAACAAGTAAAAAGACTTAAAAAGGAAGGTGCAAACGCTATTGTTGTAGTAGCTCATATGGGCATTGAAAATGAAAATGGAATTCCTGAAACTGGAGTAAAGGATTTAGCAAACGCTGTACCTGAAATTGATGTGATTATAGCAGGACATATGCATCAGAATATACCAAAGGAAATAATTAACGGTGTTCTTATTACAGAGCCTCATAGATATGGAACTGTTATTTCAGAAGTAGACCTAAAATTTGAAGTATTGGATGAAAATATTAAATTAATAAGTAAAGATTCTACGACTATTCCTGTAAAAGATGAAGAACCTGATAAAAAAATTGAAGAGATTTATAAACCTTTTCACAATAGACTTTGCAGAATTGCAAATGAAAAAATAGGGAATACGCTAAATGATATGGTTCCCAAAGAAAAATATTATGGTATGTCAGCAGCTTTTGCTAAAGATACAGGACTGTCGTCATTTATAACTGATGTTGAGCTTTATTACAGCGGTGCAGATGTCGTTTCATTTGCATACAATTATGAAAATGTAAAACTGGATAAAGGGGAAATTAAGAGAAAAGACATAGTTTACAACTACCGTTACACAGGTGGAGATGTTACAATTTACGAAATGACTGGAAAACAGTTAAAAGACTATATGGAATGGTCTGCTGACTATTTTGATACAATTAGAACTGGAGATACCGAGTATCACTATAATCCAGAACGTTCTAACGGAAAATATGTAACATTTGATATTTTTGGCGGGGTGAAATATAAAATTGATTTAAGAAATGAAAAAGGCAATAAAATTACCAACCTGATGTTAGTTAATGGAACTAAAATAACGCCTGAAATGAAATTAAAAGTTGGAATGAATGCCTATAGGTTTGAACAGCTGGCTAGAAAAGGCGGTATTTTTGATGGTCAGAAAATCCCAGTCTTATGGGCCTCAAAAGAAATAATTGGAAATATAAAGGGAACCATTCAGAATATGATGATTGACTATATTCGAGATGTAAAAAATGGTGTAATTGATGGAAAGAGTCATAATAACTGGGAAATAATTGGATTATAA
- the eno gene encoding phosphopyruvate hydratase has translation MTRIEDIYAREILDSRGNPTVEVEVYLEGGAMGRASVPSGASTGEHEAVELRDGDKSRYLGQGVLQAVENVNKVIAEHLIGFDALDQVAIDKAMIELDGTPNKGKLGANAILGVSLAVAKAAANQLGIPLYRYLGGVNAKELPVPMMNILNGGSHADSAVDVQEFMVQPVGAKTYKEALRMGSEIFHHLGKILKANGDSTNVGNEGGYAPSNINGTEGALDVISQAVEAAGYKLGEDVTFAMDAASSEFATKNADGSYTYTFKREGGVVRNSDEMVEWYKHLTSKYPIVSIEDGLAEDDWDGFKKLTDAIGKDVQLVGDDLFVTNTVRLEEGIKKGIANSILIKVNQIGTLTETLDAIEMAKKAGYTAVVSHRSGETEDDTIADIAVATNAGQIKTGSASRTDRMAKYNQLLRIEDDLAEEAVYEGKKAFYNINIK, from the coding sequence ATGACTAGAATTGAAGATATCTATGCAAGAGAGATACTTGATTCAAGAGGAAATCCAACTGTGGAAGTTGAAGTATACTTAGAAGGTGGAGCAATGGGAAGAGCTTCTGTACCATCTGGAGCATCAACTGGAGAACATGAAGCAGTTGAATTAAGAGATGGTGACAAATCTAGATATTTAGGGCAAGGTGTGTTACAAGCAGTAGAAAATGTAAACAAAGTTATTGCTGAACACTTAATCGGATTTGACGCTTTAGACCAAGTAGCTATTGATAAAGCCATGATCGAGTTAGACGGAACACCTAACAAAGGTAAATTAGGAGCTAACGCAATTTTAGGTGTATCATTAGCAGTGGCAAAAGCAGCGGCTAATCAATTAGGTATACCTTTATACAGATATTTAGGTGGAGTAAACGCTAAAGAATTACCAGTACCAATGATGAATATCTTAAATGGTGGATCACATGCTGATTCAGCAGTAGACGTTCAAGAATTCATGGTACAACCTGTAGGAGCTAAAACATACAAAGAAGCATTAAGAATGGGTTCTGAAATTTTCCATCACTTAGGAAAAATCTTAAAAGCAAACGGAGATTCTACTAACGTAGGAAATGAAGGTGGATACGCACCATCTAACATTAATGGAACTGAAGGAGCTTTAGATGTAATTTCTCAAGCTGTAGAAGCTGCTGGATACAAATTAGGAGAAGATGTTACATTCGCAATGGATGCCGCTTCATCAGAATTTGCAACTAAAAATGCAGACGGATCTTATACTTATACATTTAAGAGAGAAGGTGGAGTTGTAAGAAACTCAGATGAAATGGTTGAATGGTACAAACACTTAACTTCTAAATACCCAATCGTATCTATTGAAGACGGACTTGCTGAAGATGACTGGGACGGATTCAAAAAATTAACTGATGCAATCGGAAAAGACGTTCAATTAGTAGGGGATGACTTGTTCGTTACTAACACAGTAAGATTAGAAGAAGGAATCAAAAAAGGAATTGCTAATTCAATTTTAATTAAAGTAAACCAAATTGGTACTTTAACAGAAACATTAGATGCAATTGAAATGGCTAAAAAAGCTGGATATACTGCAGTAGTATCTCATAGATCAGGAGAAACTGAAGATGATACAATTGCTGATATCGCAGTTGCTACAAATGCAGGACAAATTAAAACAGGATCTGCATCAAGAACAGACAGAATGGCTAAATACAACCAATTATTAAGAATCGAAGACGATTTGGCAGAAGAAGCTGTTTACGAAGGTAAAAAAGCATTCTACAACATCAACATTAAATAA
- a CDS encoding adhesion protein FadA, whose translation MKKVGILFVLLSALSFSAASAKSSKTASAQTVVGRFNQLEAEYERLVNMENQEYNKLKANADAAASKLAEKEAQKAQLEERISKVEAASETKAFKAQYAELAKQYKAVAKSLDTEIKSLRATVENFAAIEALKGY comes from the coding sequence ATGAAAAAAGTTGGAATTTTATTTGTACTTTTGAGTGCTTTATCATTCTCAGCTGCTTCTGCAAAATCTTCAAAAACAGCATCAGCTCAAACAGTGGTAGGTAGATTTAATCAGCTTGAAGCAGAATATGAAAGATTAGTAAATATGGAAAATCAAGAGTATAACAAATTAAAAGCAAATGCTGACGCAGCAGCTAGCAAGCTAGCTGAAAAAGAAGCTCAAAAAGCTCAATTGGAAGAAAGAATCTCAAAAGTTGAAGCAGCTTCTGAAACAAAAGCTTTTAAAGCGCAATACGCTGAATTGGCAAAACAATATAAAGCTGTAGCAAAATCTTTAGATACAGAAATCAAATCTTTAAGAGCAACAGTTGAAAATTTCGCAGCTATTGAAGCATTAAAAGGATATTAA
- a CDS encoding adhesion protein FadA, translating into MKKKLAVLLGVLVLSSVSFAAPAKAARPAGGSIENSLNNLENQLSRLQQMEDAKFREQEAQANAAVQRLNNYTAMQAKIDQRIAEIEANAETSIFGKEFKSKIAEYKNLRNQLDKEIAREQQAIDNYELIKSLRQ; encoded by the coding sequence ATGAAAAAGAAATTAGCAGTATTATTAGGAGTTTTAGTATTAAGCAGCGTTTCATTCGCAGCACCTGCAAAAGCAGCTAGACCAGCAGGAGGATCAATTGAAAACAGCTTAAACAACTTGGAAAATCAATTAAGCAGATTACAACAAATGGAAGATGCAAAATTCAGAGAACAGGAAGCACAAGCAAATGCAGCTGTTCAAAGATTAAATAACTACACAGCAATGCAAGCAAAAATCGATCAAAGAATTGCTGAAATTGAAGCAAATGCAGAAACTAGCATCTTTGGAAAAGAATTTAAATCAAAAATTGCTGAATACAAAAACTTAAGAAATCAATTAGACAAAGAAATAGCTAGAGAACAACAAGCTATCGATAACTATGAATTAATTAAATCTTTAAGACAGTAA
- a CDS encoding DMT family transporter, giving the protein MEGKIKLRGMLLASLASSLWAISGISGEILFKKFNFSSDWLVSTRTLISGILLFLIVIFIEKKSVLKPLKNKRDCAGIILFGTAGMYLVQYTYFKTIELSNVSFATILQFTAPFFIFIYESIKNKKVPAVSTVILLFMTILGVVFIATKGNFSNLSVSLEALLLGVISAIMIAFYSTYPKKLLKKYGSITVVGWGMIIGSIISNVIHPIWKIEGNVNAKSMIQVIIVVILGTSIAYLIYIASLNYISSSLAGILTAFEPVLAAILSVAIFGLRFSFIEIVGFVLVFVSIFILEKRL; this is encoded by the coding sequence TTGGAAGGAAAAATAAAGTTACGTGGAATGTTATTAGCTAGTTTAGCTTCTAGCCTGTGGGCTATTTCAGGAATTTCTGGTGAAATTCTTTTCAAAAAGTTTAATTTTTCATCAGACTGGCTAGTTTCGACTAGAACATTAATTTCTGGAATTTTACTGTTTTTAATTGTTATTTTTATTGAAAAAAAATCTGTTTTAAAGCCATTGAAAAATAAGAGAGATTGTGCTGGAATAATTTTATTTGGAACAGCGGGAATGTACTTAGTTCAGTATACATATTTTAAGACAATTGAATTAAGTAATGTTTCATTTGCAACAATTTTACAGTTTACCGCACCATTTTTTATATTTATTTATGAATCTATAAAAAATAAAAAAGTTCCAGCTGTTTCAACTGTTATTCTATTGTTTATGACAATTTTAGGAGTTGTATTTATTGCGACTAAAGGAAACTTTTCAAATTTGTCAGTTTCACTAGAAGCGTTGCTGCTAGGAGTAATTTCAGCAATTATGATAGCTTTTTATTCAACATATCCAAAAAAACTTTTGAAAAAATATGGAAGTATTACAGTAGTTGGATGGGGAATGATAATAGGTAGCATAATTTCAAATGTTATTCACCCTATTTGGAAAATTGAAGGAAATGTAAATGCAAAATCAATGATACAGGTAATAATCGTTGTAATTTTAGGAACTTCCATAGCCTATTTAATTTACATTGCAAGCCTAAATTATATTTCCTCTTCCCTTGCAGGAATTTTAACTGCTTTTGAGCCTGTACTTGCAGCGATATTATCAGTTGCTATTTTTGGATTAAGATTTTCTTTTATTGAAATAGTTGGTTTTGTATTAGTATTTGTCTCAATTTTTATTTTGGAAAAGAGATTGTAG
- a CDS encoding PhzF family phenazine biosynthesis protein, which produces MKQYIIDAFTDKVFSGNPAAICILDEWLSDENMLLIARENNLSETAFAVKGEGNHYKLRWFTPGGEIDLCGHATLACAFVIMNYYERSVKTVIFDTLSGKLTVNRKNRDLYELDFPAYDLKKVEITDEIVELIGKKPIEAYLGRDLMCVFDDEEFILSADLDSEKIKKLDGLLLHITAQHSNYSLNSKIKNTTDKIDCISRSFAPKLNIYEDPVCGSGHCHIAPYWMAKLQKENLIAYQASERNGTLYCTLADDGRIKMSGKAALFAISEIFI; this is translated from the coding sequence ATGAAGCAATATATAATTGACGCTTTTACAGACAAAGTTTTTTCAGGGAATCCAGCCGCAATCTGTATTCTAGACGAATGGCTTTCTGACGAAAATATGCTTTTAATAGCAAGGGAGAACAATTTGTCCGAAACAGCCTTTGCAGTAAAAGGAGAAGGAAATCACTATAAATTACGCTGGTTTACGCCAGGCGGTGAAATTGATTTATGTGGACACGCCACGCTTGCCTGTGCTTTTGTAATTATGAATTATTATGAAAGAAGTGTAAAAACTGTAATTTTTGATACATTGAGCGGAAAATTGACTGTAAATAGAAAAAATAGAGATTTATATGAGCTTGATTTTCCTGCTTATGATTTGAAAAAAGTTGAAATAACTGATGAAATAGTAGAATTAATCGGGAAAAAACCAATTGAAGCATATCTAGGACGAGATCTAATGTGTGTATTTGATGATGAAGAGTTTATTTTAAGTGCAGATTTAGATTCGGAAAAAATTAAAAAACTTGATGGATTATTACTGCATATTACTGCTCAACATAGTAATTATTCTTTAAATTCTAAAATAAAAAATACAACTGATAAAATAGACTGTATTTCCCGTTCCTTTGCTCCTAAATTAAATATTTACGAAGATCCTGTCTGCGGCTCTGGGCACTGTCATATTGCTCCTTACTGGATGGCAAAACTGCAAAAGGAAAATTTAATCGCTTATCAGGCTTCAGAGCGAAACGGAACACTTTATTGCACTCTAGCAGATGATGGAAGAATAAAAATGAGTGGAAAAGCAGCTTTATTTGCAATTTCAGAAATTTTCATATAG
- a CDS encoding C40 family peptidase has product MRKNKFLTAVCMLSAFVGSNLHAKTSKTKKVDKSKTSHKPVKNRKSHSGNNTGIYAVSSKNKNELIETKMSELRQRHTKAMASGSTQERKKAAVERKLLTSYSKWRGTRYALGGDSKSGIDCSALTRRVYREAFNKELPRVSQQQIKQGTRVSAKNLKSGDIVYFRPGNRTSHTAVYVGNSLFINASSSKGVVMSSLKSPYWRKYFKYGVRAHNA; this is encoded by the coding sequence ATGAGAAAAAACAAGTTTTTAACAGCAGTATGTATGTTATCTGCTTTTGTAGGTTCAAATCTACATGCGAAAACATCAAAAACTAAAAAAGTTGACAAATCAAAAACGTCTCACAAACCTGTAAAAAATAGAAAGAGTCACAGTGGAAACAATACTGGAATTTATGCTGTTTCTTCAAAAAATAAAAATGAACTTATTGAAACAAAAATGTCAGAATTAAGACAAAGACATACTAAAGCCATGGCTTCAGGTTCGACTCAAGAGAGAAAGAAAGCGGCTGTAGAAAGAAAGCTTTTAACTTCATACAGCAAATGGAGGGGGACAAGGTATGCTTTGGGAGGAGATTCTAAAAGTGGAATTGACTGTTCAGCCTTAACACGTAGAGTTTACCGTGAAGCTTTTAACAAGGAACTTCCAAGAGTTTCACAACAGCAGATAAAGCAGGGGACAAGAGTTTCTGCGAAAAACTTGAAATCAGGAGACATCGTTTATTTCAGACCTGGTAACAGAACAAGCCATACAGCTGTTTATGTTGGAAATTCATTGTTCATAAATGCTTCATCTTCAAAAGGCGTAGTAATGTCCTCGTTAAAAAGCCCATATTGGAGAAAATATTTTAAGTACGGAGTAAGAGCTCATAATGCATAA
- a CDS encoding MliC family protein, with protein MKLTGKLVILLTGALLFGFSLNGISASKHKITKRKYPVIKIKRKAIYSQKFKCSKKEYTVNYITNDKIQLVEVSTNAKLVMDQVVAASGSRYSDGKNTDIHIKGNEAILTRNGNSIFCEGLK; from the coding sequence ATGAAATTAACTGGAAAATTAGTGATACTTTTAACAGGAGCATTGTTATTTGGATTCTCATTAAATGGAATTTCGGCAAGTAAACATAAAATAACTAAAAGAAAATATCCTGTGATAAAAATTAAACGTAAAGCCATTTATTCTCAGAAATTTAAATGCAGCAAAAAAGAATATACTGTAAATTATATTACGAATGATAAGATTCAATTGGTAGAAGTGTCAACCAATGCTAAACTTGTAATGGATCAGGTCGTGGCTGCCAGCGGATCCAGATACAGCGATGGAAAGAATACCGATATTCATATAAAGGGCAATGAGGCGATACTTACACGAAACGGAAACAGTATTTTTTGTGAAGGTTTAAAATAA
- the trxB gene encoding thioredoxin-disulfide reductase has protein sequence MTKKGMMKNMYDSVIIGSGPAGLTAAIYLSRAGLKNIIINGMEPGGQLTTTTEVENFPGFPQGISGPQLIEDIKAQSKNFGTEFLQAVVKDIESIENNGKKTFKLHLDNGNIIEAKTIILSTGASAKYLGIENEKENIGRGVSACATCDGFFYRGKDVVVIGGGDTAMEEAVFLTKFASKVTVIHRRDTLRASAIMQKRAKDNSKIEWKLDYTPKKVLADEKVTGIELINNKTGETETLTADGIFVAIGRTPNTKFLEGKVEIDERGYIVTKGKSSKTSTSGIFAAGDVQDGRYQQAIIAAGSGAIAGLDVEEYLRENDL, from the coding sequence ATGACTAAAAAAGGAATGATGAAAAATATGTATGATTCAGTAATTATAGGTTCAGGTCCAGCTGGACTGACAGCCGCAATTTATTTAAGCCGTGCAGGATTAAAAAATATAATTATAAACGGAATGGAGCCAGGTGGTCAATTGACAACAACAACGGAAGTTGAAAACTTTCCAGGATTTCCACAAGGAATTTCAGGTCCACAGCTAATAGAAGACATAAAGGCTCAATCCAAAAATTTTGGAACAGAATTTTTACAGGCTGTTGTAAAAGACATCGAAAGTATTGAAAATAATGGCAAAAAAACATTTAAATTACATTTGGATAATGGAAATATTATAGAAGCAAAAACAATAATTTTATCAACAGGAGCGAGTGCAAAGTATCTTGGAATTGAAAACGAAAAGGAAAATATCGGAAGAGGAGTTAGTGCATGTGCCACTTGTGATGGATTTTTCTACCGTGGAAAAGATGTTGTTGTAATTGGCGGTGGAGATACTGCGATGGAAGAAGCTGTCTTTTTAACAAAATTTGCCAGCAAAGTTACAGTTATTCACAGAAGAGATACGTTACGCGCTTCAGCAATTATGCAAAAAAGAGCAAAAGACAACAGCAAAATCGAATGGAAACTAGACTACACTCCAAAAAAAGTACTGGCTGATGAAAAAGTTACAGGAATAGAGCTTATAAATAACAAAACAGGCGAAACTGAAACTTTAACAGCAGATGGAATTTTTGTAGCAATCGGAAGAACTCCAAATACAAAATTTCTTGAAGGGAAAGTAGAGATTGACGAAAGAGGCTATATTGTAACAAAAGGAAAATCTTCCAAAACAAGCACTTCTGGAATCTTTGCAGCAGGAGATGTTCAAGATGGCAGATACCAGCAGGCAATTATCGCGGCAGGAAGCGGAGCCATTGCAGGGCTTGATGTGGAAGAATATTTAAGAGAAAATGACTTATAA